DNA sequence from the Excalfactoria chinensis isolate bCotChi1 chromosome 2, bCotChi1.hap2, whole genome shotgun sequence genome:
ACAGGGAGAGGATGCAGCTATTGAGACTCGAAGTATTTGGAGAAGAGCTGAGAAAAGCCAGATGAAGAAGCCTGCAAGGGGCTGTCTGGAAGGAGtatgagagaaggaaaaatgtgtgtGAGAAAGCAGTTTTGTGCTTTCAAGATGAGATCCACAGAAAGGGGAGAATTCTCTGCTACCACTTGTTGAAGCGTCTCTTACACTGCAGGtctttgcagtgctgtctgctCCCTCAGCTTCTGCAAAGAGCAGCTCCTCAAAATGTGATTgcttctgctgtgctcagtgcctcTCACCAGCATCCCTTTCTAACAGTCTGTGATCTGATGGCTCCTGTACCTTGCCCCCTCTGTACAGCTGTCTGTGCCCCTCCCTGAATGAAGGCCTAGCTCACCACACAGCAGGGAATGTTCTCTTTATTCCATGATTCGCAGCCATCAGAACATTCACATTTAGTCCccaacataaaataaatgtgccAAGGAGGAGAAACACGTTGGTGtcattcctcttttccttctccctttagCCCTGGTGGGTACGGACTACAACCACTCAATCCTGCACAGCTGGGGTCAGTGTGAGGATAGCAGGCCTTTTCTGGCAGTACTGTGCTGCTATTTTGGTATTCAGACAAATTCTCCTTAGAGTGTTCACAGCTATTGTGAGTATCACAATATCCCTAAACAGTGGCTCATTTGTCTGAGTACATCACACCTGGAATATAATATTCATTGCAGAATGAAGGTGTTCTCTTGCCTCTCTGTGTAGTGAGATACCCAGTGACACGTGGCGAGGAGGACGAGAAGGGGTAAGTGAAATCATTTTAATATAATATCGGTGTATGAGAAAccacaaaagaaagctttttttttttttttttcctggaaaattcTGCATGTGTATATATTGCATTGTCTTACAGACAAATTTACATCAAATACATGATATGTTTTAAAACACTGATTCGAAAGAGGACAACagattaatttttctctttctgtacaGACATGGGAGTGtgatttctttcctgttgcAATCGTTTGCTGTTCTTTAGGAGGAGTACTCGTATTCTTCAGCACTGCGGCGGCCAAAATCCATCCAGCCCATGTAGTCTCTGTCATTTATCCTGTGCGTGGGATCAATGCTCTGTACCCTGTTTCCTAGGACAGAGAACCTCCCAGTGGAACCTACAGGAAAAGAGCATGTGAGAGGAGAAAGTAAGCAGACACATTTTCATCCATCTCCGATCAGTTTGTATTTGTTAGCAGATGCCTGCACGATGCAGCTGAAACTGCTTGACTTTATAAAGACCACGTAAATCAATCCACTGTCGTCTAACTGAGGAAAACATCTTAGAAACATTGTGGGATTGTCCTGAAAATGTCttcaatgtttttaaatgtaaaatatacagattgatttctctcttctttgtcTCCTGGGAAGGAAGAGCCACAGATGCACACGTGGGAGCTCCTACAGTGCAGACTAAGTAACAAAAGGGGTAGAATTAAGAATAATGGTTTTGTAAAAAGTGGGAATAGCCCCCAAATTCATGAAGTTGTGTTTGGAATTCACAGCTAGAGATGTCTATTACTGCAATCGCACAGGGCTTCTCACTACGTCAGCAGCATTTCCACTGCTTTTCTAAATTTTCATAGTGCTTTTCACTGTGGGATGGGATGCTGATCTTTGACCTTGCTTCAGCCTCTCACCCATCCCTGTTTAGGGCATCAAGGAGATCTAAATTATTTGCAGGGAGAATTATTTTGATAATGATAGTAAGTTTGATATCACCACATTATGTAACTACCATTACAGGGGAAGGTAAATTatttctccctctgctctgcgaAGAAAGCCAAAATGGATACATGCCAGTAATTAGACTAAGCCTGAGCCTTGAGTGAGGAAGAGGGACAAGTCTGACACAGTAACAGTTAATGAGGAGTGAGGCTTGAAGAATGCTTGAAcggagcaaaaggaaaaggagaccAAACCTCACAAATCCAAATCTACACAGGCCGTTAGTTTTAGAGGAACCCTTGGTGACAGTGTAATGATTTGTAACAACCGTgactcatttaaaaacaaaaccaatggCATTATTTTGTTAATGGCTGTAAAAAGATACAGAGGTAAAAGTACCATAGAGCGAAACCAAACGTGCTTTAGGTATTTTAAATAAGGtagtagaaaagaaaacaacaacaacaaagccccacaaaacaaaaaacgaTGATGAACTGTGAAAATATGTTTGTCCACCATTAAACTCTCAATACAGTTAAACCTCTGCAATTCACATACGTAGCTCAAAGTACAAAATTATGTTGATGAGAATGGTTTTCTGGTACCAGAGCTAGGACAGTGCAAAACCATCACTTGGATCTTGCAGCCTGCAGTCACCTGAGGGCTGTAAGCACTCCCCTGGTGCTATTCTGGTCTGGCCTAGCAAGGGCTCCTTAGAGGGTAGCAAATTGCTTGTGTCACTGACTTGTCAGCCACGTTTCTCAATGACATGGTGCCAGATTTATGCTGAAAGCCTGTAGATGAAGTTAATGAAAGCTAGGGGTTACAACTAGCCTAAGAAATTCCCTAGGAACACCTTAATTACTTTCCCTTAAATAACTAGAGATGTCCCTATGGATACTTCAGCATCAACATACACTGAACAGCTTCAGAACTGCAGCAGTCTGGCTACAAGGCTGCCGTCTAGCCCTACCCTCCTGGGAGAATTTAACTCTCACTGTCCAAAATAAGCCTTCCCATTAACCACAACAGCAAAGGCCATCACTGCTGACTGCTAGTGCTAGCAAATGCCCAGCCTCCCCGTCCTCTCAGATGGAATTTTCTAGTGTGCGTTCAGACAAGCTAAAATAGCAGATGTAAATGTCctgcagagatttctgaagcGCTGCCCTGAACTTTCATGTTaaataagatatatatatataatatatagatatatatctatatatatctatatctatatatagatatagatatagatatctatatatatctatatctatatctatatctattatatatagatatatatatatatataaatggaaAAGCAGTTGATTGGCATTGATATAAATTAATACTGCTTTGTTGTACTGACTCTCTTCTGTACCAGCAAGTACATCTACACACTGGTACTCAGCTAGCTCAGTCATGCTACAAGAATTCCATCATCCTCTCAAGAGTCATTTTGTAGGgttaaaaatacatacttaTGAACGTGTAGGCAGGCAATTCTCCTTCATAACAGTGCTTACCAAAAGTACATCCTAAGTCTAAACCCTTTTCCTCACCTCACCTGGTTAAGCTATTTGGAAACATCAGGTAGGTAATGGAAGGGAATGTTGTAGCTAcacaggagaaaggaaaggaagaccTTGTAGACTTTTGCCTGCCTTGTAGACTCTTCCAGCAAGATTCCTTAATGTAATGCTGTGAGGAGAAGTCCCTCCAAATACATCAgaagtgtttttctgttgtttctgattCGACCCTCCTCTGTGTACAGGGGTGAATGTGTGCGGCAGCATGTGTAAAGCATAAAATGCAGGTGGCATCTCTTTATTGCAACCACCACCAAAAATAAAGCTGGGACGCTGCctagcacagagctcagcagtgaGGCTACGGAGAGAGGAGTAAATGTTGAGCACTGTGATTGTATGGAAagacaggagaagagaaggctctcaATTTTCAAGCGAATTTCATCCTAAACAAACTTCAGGGCTGGGAGTCAATTAATTTGTCACTCCCTGTATGCCCAAGTATATTCTATTGCAATCTCTTTCCCTGCAGTACAAGGGATAAATGAGAGAAGCCACTGCAAGCAAACAACATCTGCAGAACCCCAAAAGctataatgtgtttttttcttgaggTTTGCAGTCACATTCCTCCCTTGGTGGCCAGAGCAATTACATTGCCCATGGTGTAACTCAATTCAAATAGGTAACAAGTGTTTCCTCAAGCAATGAATAAATCACACGATAACGGAGAAGCCTTGTGATTCCAGTACTCTACTGGAGCTTCAAGATCCCATTACTGAATGCTGGGAAGGTTCTAATTAATTGCAAGATTCTGTCCCAAGGCAACTGCTATGTAACGATAGGtttgggggtgtttttttttttcccttcagttttacAGTAAGTGGGAAAGGAAATGGTCTCTACTTCGGGAATAGCCAGGCAAAATCTATTTCCTATCTCCTATAGGAATGCAGGAGTTAATGCTAGATGATGGCAGGGATAGTATGTGGAAACGCCGTGCCACAGGGGCGGCAGACGAGCAGTACCTTTCCGGGCTTGCTGCAGGTACTTGGCCAGCAGCGCACCGATAGCCGCCCTCTGCTCGAAGCTGCCATCCAGCCGCGGTGCGGGTTTCAGCGGCCCCGCCGAGGAGGGTGCACGGGAATGCCGGTGGGGTTCTGTCAGgctctgctggagctcagcagccagCGGGCTGCCATCGTGTGAGCCCGCGGGTTGCTGGCCGAGGGAGCTCACCGACAGCGCAGCGAGGAGCACGCAGATGCAGATACCGCCGTACATCGCTGGGGAGAGAAAAGGCACGTCAGGGGGTCGGAACGACCAGATGGAGCAAACTAAGCATCACCCCCCAGCCCCGTCTTCTTCGGAGGCTCTGAGTTCTGAGGAAACtttgttcttttaatgcagATTAATGCTGCGGGATCTGTATTCATCTAGAAGGTACGTGTGACTATTAACTATCTGTTGGGAAGAGGAGGTAACACCACAGCGAACTGGTTTTATCCCTCCTCGAGTATGTGCTATGCCTCTCCCTTACGCggttcttttctgttttggaagCTGCATTCCAGTAATAACTAAAGGAAACCTACGCAGCTCTGCAAAAACTCGCAGGATCCGGGCAGCCACGTGCTTTGCTGCTGTACCGCAATCTGCTGCTATCACAAATACCCAATTCTGACACGTCCAGCAAAGAGCGTTTACTCCCCCACCCCTCCTTGGTCTGGAATTCAGCACTGAAGAAGCTGTCTCGTACAAGAGAAGAAGGAACTCAGTTGGGCTTCCCCAAAAATCTCACACCACCCCATCACCTGATTTAAGAGCCTGAGCAATGATGTGCACCAGGACTGTGCCCTTCTTCGTGTAAACCACAATTCAAGCAAAACGATTTTTTTGCCACCTCCATAAAGAAACAACGATCGGATGAAACAACCcagagggaagcagcacagTTTGAGCACAGCATCTGAAATAGCACTACTGGAAACGGGGCTAAGAGGAAAAGCGACGCACCCGGCGCTGAACGGCAGGAGGGCAACTTCCCGTCATAAAGACGCGTGCATTATCCCGCGTATGCGAAACCCAGCACCGAGTATCACCTTTTCACTTCGGAAGAGGGGAAAACGAAGTTCGTCCGCTCGCTCGCAACGCACAGAAGCGAAGGGCGGCTTCTGTTCCCCCCCACGGCTGCTCCCGCACCGCCCAGGTGCCGCTCCCtacctttctccttcccttccttccccgAGGCCGGAGTGAAGAGGACCACGGAAAGCCGCCGTGCGCCCAAGCGGGATGCTGGGGGCTGCTCCGCCGCGGTCCCTTAAATAGCGGCGGCGGTGTTTGCACAGCTTTGACGCAGCGGGTCCACGGCCGGGCCCCGCCTCGGGGGGAGCGGGgctccctctttccctcccgCCCCGCCTTCCTGCTGTATGCGAAGTTCGGACGGGGAGGGCGGCGCGCAGTCGGGCTTGCTTATAAGACTCCCCTGCTCTCCCGGGAGCCGCGTGTGCCGGGCTGGCGCTGCGGGGTCCGCGGGGAGAAAGGGCTCCCGCGGAGGGAACGGCCCTTCCGACCCACTTCGTCACCCCTGCGCGGTGTGCCGCCCGGCTGTGCTCCCTGCCCGTGCCCACTGCCCCGTCCCTGCCCGACGCCAGTCCCGGCTCGAGGGGGCTCCGCTGCTCTTCGAGCGGCGGTCGGCAGAGGGCGGCGGGGTTCCGCCTGGGGCCGCCCAGCACTGCTCCGCAGACCCGAGTATCCCACGGCCCCTTAAGGCGGCCCGACGGCTCCCGAGCTGAGTGATGGGGCGCAGGGAGTGCTGGAAGAGAgagggatggagctgtgcaAGCGTTCTCGCCACGTTTCAGCCTCTAACCAGGGGCTCGGTCACTGAAAAGGAGGGCAGAACTGAGCAGCACGGCTGCTTGTcgtcacagaatcacaggtaTCGGAAGATGCCTCTGGAGGTCGTTTAGTCCGACCCCCTGCTACAGCAGTCCCTCTGTGGTAGGCTGTGTAGGGGAGTGTCCAGGCAGGTCCTGAATATCTCTAGA
Encoded proteins:
- the CCK gene encoding cholecystokinin; translation: MYGGICICVLLAALSVSSLGQQPAGSHDGSPLAAELQQSLTEPHRHSRAPSSAGPLKPAPRLDGSFEQRAAIGALLAKYLQQARKGSTGRFSVLGNRVQSIDPTHRINDRDYMGWMDFGRRSAEEYEYSS